The Osmia bicornis bicornis chromosome 9, iOsmBic2.1, whole genome shotgun sequence genome has a segment encoding these proteins:
- the LOC114872100 gene encoding hexokinase type 2 isoform X1: MKTKNRSLLSRMCKCYGKKSSRSRAQQIEDDSVPLTASAQIKDVCKDFILSDDALRQVMQKLNDEMNKGLSKATHDQAVVKCFPTYVQDLPNGTEKGNFLALDLGGTNFRVLLIALDGQNFDMKSKIYAIPESLMLGTGTQLFDHIAQCLALFVKDLKLHDEVLPLGFTFSFPLNQHGLTKGHLVRWTKGFDCSGVVDQDVVALLEQAIERRKDVKIDVCAILNDTTGTLMSCAWKNRNCRVGLIVGTGTNACYVEKTENVECLEPGNYSPDKPHMLINIEWGAFGEGGVIDFILTEFDHDIDANSINPSKQLFEKMISGMYMGELTRLALHKMVKAGLLFGGKCPADLKKRGKFFTKYVSEIENDPKGKYTNCREVLAELGARNVSDQDCENVRYVCSVVSRRAAHLASAGIATLLNKMGENNVTVGIDGSVYRFHPHFHDLMTEKINQLQHHKFDLMLSEDGSGRGAALVAAVAAQKR; this comes from the exons ATCAAAGATGTCTGCAAAGACTTCATCCTGTCCGACGATGCGCTTCGCCAGGTCATGCAAAAGCTGAACGATGAGATGAACAAAGGTCTATCGAAGGCGACCCACGATCAGGCGGTTGTCAAATGTTTTCCTACATACGTGCAAGACCTCCCTAATGGCACAG AAAAGGGCAACTTTCTTGCCTTGGATTTGGGCGGAACGAATTTCAGGGTGTTATTGATCGCCCTGGATGGTCAGAATTTCGATATGAAGAGTAAAATCTACGCGATACCGGAAAGTTTGATGCTTGGAACCGGTACACAGCTGTTCGATCACATAGCTCAGTGTTTAGCACTGTTCGTTAAGGATCTGAAGCTTCATGACGAGGTTCTACCTCTTGGATTCACCTTCAGTTTTCCATTGAATCAACACGGATTAACGAAGGGTCACTTGGTCAGATGGACGAAGGGTTTCGATTGCAGCGGGGTGGTGGACCAGGATGTCGTTGCTCTTCTCGAGCAGGCGATAGAGAGAAGAAAA gACGTGAAAATCGACGTGTGCGCCATTCTCAACGACACGACGGGCACATTAATGTCGTGTGCCTGGAAAAACAGAAACTGCCGTGTAGGATTGATCGTTG GAACGGGAACAAACGCCTGTTACGTGGAGAAGACGGAAAACGTGGAGTGTTTAGAACCAGGAAATTATTCACCGGACAAACCACACATGTTGATCAACATCGAATGGGGTGCTTTTGGAGAGGGTGGCGTTATCGATTTCATCCTCACGGAATTCGATCACGACATCGACGCCAACTCGATCAATCCTTCGAAACAATTGTTCGAGAAGATGATCTCGGGGATGTACATGGGGGAATTGACGAGGTTGGCCCTCCACAAAATGGTCAAAGCTGGCCTCCTCTTTGGTGGAAAATGCCCGGCTGACCTCAAGAAACGTGGAAAATTCTTCACGAAATACGTCtcagaaattgaaaa CGATCCCAAAGGAAAATACACAAACTGCCGCGAAGTTCTGGCCGAGTTAGGGGCACGGAATGTGAGTGATCAGGATTGCGAGAACGTCAGGTACGTTTGCTCGGTTGTATCGAGGAGGGCTGCTCACCTGGCCAGCGCTGGAATCGCTACCTTGTTGAACAAAATGGGCGAGAACAACGTCACCGTCGGAATCGACGGTTCGGTCTACAGATTCCATCCACACTTTCACGATCTCATGACCGAGAAGATCAACCAGTTACAGCACCACAAG tTCGATCTAATGCTGTCGGAGGATGGTAGCGGTCGTGGTGCGGCGCTGGTCGCCGCGGTGGCTGCTCAAAAACGGTGA
- the LOC114872100 gene encoding hexokinase type 2 isoform X3, giving the protein MKTSTLSSSDMIKQEIKDVCKDFILSDDALRQVMQKLNDEMNKGLSKATHDQAVVKCFPTYVQDLPNGTEKGNFLALDLGGTNFRVLLIALDGQNFDMKSKIYAIPESLMLGTGTQLFDHIAQCLALFVKDLKLHDEVLPLGFTFSFPLNQHGLTKGHLVRWTKGFDCSGVVDQDVVALLEQAIERRKDVKIDVCAILNDTTGTLMSCAWKNRNCRVGLIVGTGTNACYVEKTENVECLEPGNYSPDKPHMLINIEWGAFGEGGVIDFILTEFDHDIDANSINPSKQLFEKMISGMYMGELTRLALHKMVKAGLLFGGKCPADLKKRGKFFTKYVSEIENDPKGKYTNCREVLAELGARNVSDQDCENVRYVCSVVSRRAAHLASAGIATLLNKMGENNVTVGIDGSVYRFHPHFHDLMTEKINQLQHHKFDLMLSEDGSGRGAALVAAVAAQKR; this is encoded by the exons ATGAAAACGTCTACGTTATCCTCGAGTGACATGATCAAACAGGAG ATCAAAGATGTCTGCAAAGACTTCATCCTGTCCGACGATGCGCTTCGCCAGGTCATGCAAAAGCTGAACGATGAGATGAACAAAGGTCTATCGAAGGCGACCCACGATCAGGCGGTTGTCAAATGTTTTCCTACATACGTGCAAGACCTCCCTAATGGCACAG AAAAGGGCAACTTTCTTGCCTTGGATTTGGGCGGAACGAATTTCAGGGTGTTATTGATCGCCCTGGATGGTCAGAATTTCGATATGAAGAGTAAAATCTACGCGATACCGGAAAGTTTGATGCTTGGAACCGGTACACAGCTGTTCGATCACATAGCTCAGTGTTTAGCACTGTTCGTTAAGGATCTGAAGCTTCATGACGAGGTTCTACCTCTTGGATTCACCTTCAGTTTTCCATTGAATCAACACGGATTAACGAAGGGTCACTTGGTCAGATGGACGAAGGGTTTCGATTGCAGCGGGGTGGTGGACCAGGATGTCGTTGCTCTTCTCGAGCAGGCGATAGAGAGAAGAAAA gACGTGAAAATCGACGTGTGCGCCATTCTCAACGACACGACGGGCACATTAATGTCGTGTGCCTGGAAAAACAGAAACTGCCGTGTAGGATTGATCGTTG GAACGGGAACAAACGCCTGTTACGTGGAGAAGACGGAAAACGTGGAGTGTTTAGAACCAGGAAATTATTCACCGGACAAACCACACATGTTGATCAACATCGAATGGGGTGCTTTTGGAGAGGGTGGCGTTATCGATTTCATCCTCACGGAATTCGATCACGACATCGACGCCAACTCGATCAATCCTTCGAAACAATTGTTCGAGAAGATGATCTCGGGGATGTACATGGGGGAATTGACGAGGTTGGCCCTCCACAAAATGGTCAAAGCTGGCCTCCTCTTTGGTGGAAAATGCCCGGCTGACCTCAAGAAACGTGGAAAATTCTTCACGAAATACGTCtcagaaattgaaaa CGATCCCAAAGGAAAATACACAAACTGCCGCGAAGTTCTGGCCGAGTTAGGGGCACGGAATGTGAGTGATCAGGATTGCGAGAACGTCAGGTACGTTTGCTCGGTTGTATCGAGGAGGGCTGCTCACCTGGCCAGCGCTGGAATCGCTACCTTGTTGAACAAAATGGGCGAGAACAACGTCACCGTCGGAATCGACGGTTCGGTCTACAGATTCCATCCACACTTTCACGATCTCATGACCGAGAAGATCAACCAGTTACAGCACCACAAG tTCGATCTAATGCTGTCGGAGGATGGTAGCGGTCGTGGTGCGGCGCTGGTCGCCGCGGTGGCTGCTCAAAAACGGTGA
- the LOC114872100 gene encoding hexokinase type 2 isoform X2, whose translation MTEETWDYVHEKWDHVDQTIKDVCKDFILSDDALRQVMQKLNDEMNKGLSKATHDQAVVKCFPTYVQDLPNGTEKGNFLALDLGGTNFRVLLIALDGQNFDMKSKIYAIPESLMLGTGTQLFDHIAQCLALFVKDLKLHDEVLPLGFTFSFPLNQHGLTKGHLVRWTKGFDCSGVVDQDVVALLEQAIERRKDVKIDVCAILNDTTGTLMSCAWKNRNCRVGLIVGTGTNACYVEKTENVECLEPGNYSPDKPHMLINIEWGAFGEGGVIDFILTEFDHDIDANSINPSKQLFEKMISGMYMGELTRLALHKMVKAGLLFGGKCPADLKKRGKFFTKYVSEIENDPKGKYTNCREVLAELGARNVSDQDCENVRYVCSVVSRRAAHLASAGIATLLNKMGENNVTVGIDGSVYRFHPHFHDLMTEKINQLQHHKFDLMLSEDGSGRGAALVAAVAAQKR comes from the exons ATCAAAGATGTCTGCAAAGACTTCATCCTGTCCGACGATGCGCTTCGCCAGGTCATGCAAAAGCTGAACGATGAGATGAACAAAGGTCTATCGAAGGCGACCCACGATCAGGCGGTTGTCAAATGTTTTCCTACATACGTGCAAGACCTCCCTAATGGCACAG AAAAGGGCAACTTTCTTGCCTTGGATTTGGGCGGAACGAATTTCAGGGTGTTATTGATCGCCCTGGATGGTCAGAATTTCGATATGAAGAGTAAAATCTACGCGATACCGGAAAGTTTGATGCTTGGAACCGGTACACAGCTGTTCGATCACATAGCTCAGTGTTTAGCACTGTTCGTTAAGGATCTGAAGCTTCATGACGAGGTTCTACCTCTTGGATTCACCTTCAGTTTTCCATTGAATCAACACGGATTAACGAAGGGTCACTTGGTCAGATGGACGAAGGGTTTCGATTGCAGCGGGGTGGTGGACCAGGATGTCGTTGCTCTTCTCGAGCAGGCGATAGAGAGAAGAAAA gACGTGAAAATCGACGTGTGCGCCATTCTCAACGACACGACGGGCACATTAATGTCGTGTGCCTGGAAAAACAGAAACTGCCGTGTAGGATTGATCGTTG GAACGGGAACAAACGCCTGTTACGTGGAGAAGACGGAAAACGTGGAGTGTTTAGAACCAGGAAATTATTCACCGGACAAACCACACATGTTGATCAACATCGAATGGGGTGCTTTTGGAGAGGGTGGCGTTATCGATTTCATCCTCACGGAATTCGATCACGACATCGACGCCAACTCGATCAATCCTTCGAAACAATTGTTCGAGAAGATGATCTCGGGGATGTACATGGGGGAATTGACGAGGTTGGCCCTCCACAAAATGGTCAAAGCTGGCCTCCTCTTTGGTGGAAAATGCCCGGCTGACCTCAAGAAACGTGGAAAATTCTTCACGAAATACGTCtcagaaattgaaaa CGATCCCAAAGGAAAATACACAAACTGCCGCGAAGTTCTGGCCGAGTTAGGGGCACGGAATGTGAGTGATCAGGATTGCGAGAACGTCAGGTACGTTTGCTCGGTTGTATCGAGGAGGGCTGCTCACCTGGCCAGCGCTGGAATCGCTACCTTGTTGAACAAAATGGGCGAGAACAACGTCACCGTCGGAATCGACGGTTCGGTCTACAGATTCCATCCACACTTTCACGATCTCATGACCGAGAAGATCAACCAGTTACAGCACCACAAG tTCGATCTAATGCTGTCGGAGGATGGTAGCGGTCGTGGTGCGGCGCTGGTCGCCGCGGTGGCTGCTCAAAAACGGTGA